A DNA window from Candidatus Sulfidibacterium hydrothermale contains the following coding sequences:
- a CDS encoding DUF2249 domain-containing protein — translation MVITGNTKISKIIKQDKNVIDVIASINKHFRKLKNPILCKMLASRVSVADAARIGGISTEEFLKKLQQHGYAVQFSDYPENEEVKNTNHNSLTDKKVMDKTNIVTLDARPILAKGIDPFDDIMKTLKSMNDDQTLLIINTFEPIPILNILKKRGYEYETERPEPGVVHTYLQKAGKPEDGKTITEIHTSKEDDFESVEKRFDGKMREIDVRNMEMPMPMVTVLEELEKLSPGEALYVHHKRLPQYLLPELENRGFQLVQKPVNEENLKLIIYK, via the coding sequence ATGGTCATTACCGGAAATACAAAGATTTCAAAAATCATAAAGCAAGACAAAAATGTGATTGATGTCATTGCTTCAATCAATAAGCATTTTCGCAAGTTAAAAAATCCGATATTGTGTAAAATGCTGGCTTCGCGCGTAAGCGTAGCCGACGCCGCCCGGATTGGCGGAATCAGCACAGAAGAATTTCTGAAAAAATTACAACAACACGGCTACGCCGTGCAATTTTCGGATTACCCTGAAAATGAAGAAGTAAAAAATACGAACCATAATTCTTTAACCGATAAAAAAGTGATGGACAAAACAAATATTGTAACCCTGGACGCTCGTCCCATACTGGCCAAAGGCATTGATCCGTTTGACGACATCATGAAGACACTTAAAAGTATGAATGACGATCAAACCCTTTTGATCATTAATACTTTTGAGCCCATTCCGATTTTGAATATCCTGAAAAAACGGGGATATGAATACGAAACGGAACGTCCCGAACCGGGCGTGGTTCATACCTATCTGCAAAAAGCCGGGAAGCCGGAAGACGGCAAAACAATTACCGAAATTCATACTTCAAAAGAAGATGATTTTGAATCGGTTGAAAAACGTTTCGACGGAAAAATGAGAGAAATTGATGTGCGCAACATGGAAATGCCCATGCCTATGGTAACCGTTTTGGAAGAGCTGGAAAAACTCTCGCCGGGAGAAGCCCTGTACGTTCACCATAAACGGCTGCCCCAATACCTTTTACCCGAACTGGAAAACCGCGGTTTTCAACTGGTTCAAAAGCCTGTTAACGAAGAGAATTTAAAACTTATTATCTACAAATAA
- a CDS encoding TIGR01212 family radical SAM protein (This family includes YhcC from E. coli K-12, an uncharacterized radical SAM protein.) — protein MNSPFGTKHRYNAYSDYFKRTFGERVQKITIDAGFTCPNRDGTLARGGCTYCNNNAFNPSYCHPQKPVVQQVAEGIEFHKVRYRRASRYLVYFQPYSNTYAPLEKLKSLYEEALAQEGVTGLVIGTRPDCVDDEKLDYLQQLAEKYYIIIEFGVESIYNQTLERINRQHTFEQSVEAIKATAQRNLHVGAHFIFGLPGETRQMMLDSVKTVSQLPLTTIKFHQLQIITGTAMAADYKKHPENYSLFSFEEYLDFIIRYTEQLNPDFIIERFAGEVPPRFLAGPGWGLIRNDQINVAIEKEMEKRNTWQGKYYKP, from the coding sequence ATGAACTCTCCATTTGGCACGAAACACCGATATAACGCCTATTCCGATTATTTTAAAAGGACTTTTGGCGAACGGGTACAGAAAATTACCATCGATGCCGGTTTTACCTGTCCGAACCGCGATGGCACGCTGGCACGTGGCGGTTGTACTTATTGCAACAACAATGCTTTCAATCCGTCCTATTGTCATCCGCAAAAACCGGTAGTCCAACAGGTAGCCGAAGGAATCGAATTTCACAAAGTACGTTATCGCCGTGCTTCGCGGTATCTGGTTTATTTTCAACCCTATTCCAATACTTATGCCCCGCTGGAAAAGCTAAAGAGTCTTTACGAAGAAGCCCTGGCACAGGAAGGCGTTACCGGTCTGGTAATCGGAACCCGCCCCGATTGTGTGGATGATGAAAAACTGGACTATCTGCAACAACTGGCCGAAAAATACTATATCATTATTGAATTCGGAGTAGAAAGCATATATAATCAAACCCTGGAACGTATTAATCGTCAACACACTTTTGAGCAATCTGTTGAGGCCATTAAAGCCACTGCACAGAGGAACCTGCATGTGGGTGCACATTTTATTTTTGGTCTTCCCGGTGAAACCCGCCAAATGATGCTGGACTCGGTAAAAACGGTTTCGCAGCTGCCGCTGACCACCATCAAATTCCACCAGTTGCAAATCATTACCGGAACAGCCATGGCAGCAGATTATAAAAAACATCCGGAAAACTATTCGTTATTTTCGTTTGAAGAATATCTTGATTTTATTATCCGGTATACCGAGCAACTCAATCCGGATTTTATTATTGAACGCTTTGCCGGGGAAGTGCCGCCGCGATTTTTAGCCGGACCGGGCTGGGGACTGATCCGTAACGACCAGATCAATGTCGCCATTGAAAAAGAGATGGAAAAACGCAATACCTGGCAGGGAAAATATTATAAACCTTGA
- a CDS encoding metal-sulfur cluster assembly factor yields the protein MSDIHHLTEKEKEIAELLKTVIDPEVAVNIIDLGLVYEIDYNEEEKTIKVVMTLSTRGCPLGDTIMQNVEVVLQSNYPDFKIEVELVWEPMWSPEMITEAGRQAIEGF from the coding sequence ATGAGTGACATTCATCATCTGACAGAAAAAGAGAAAGAGATTGCAGAATTATTAAAAACCGTTATTGACCCGGAAGTAGCCGTTAACATTATCGACTTGGGTCTGGTTTATGAAATTGATTATAACGAAGAAGAAAAAACCATTAAAGTGGTCATGACACTTTCCACACGGGGCTGTCCGCTGGGCGATACCATCATGCAAAACGTGGAAGTGGTCCTGCAATCGAACTATCCCGATTTTAAAATCGAAGTAGAGTTGGTTTGGGAACCCATGTGGTCACCTGAAATGATCACAGAAGCCGGACGCCAGGCTATTGAGGGTTTTTAA
- a CDS encoding heme-copper oxidase family protein encodes MQAGLSTKNAPSPSVVLPHFIFAALMFLTAAFVLTVAAPHLLLPFHLNPQMLTITHLMVLGFITMIIFGSLYQLIPVVMEVKLYSEILAKITFWLFGIGLLILVYSFWEADFGPKQDWLWFEISGTLVLTAVFLFAINTLVSASRSDRMDMGNIFVVTGIIYLVLTVSLAILMIINFAHPYIPVSVLDLLKMHLTLGLAGWFLFLVIGVSSKLMPMFLIIHKLPDHLLKYAYYLLNAGVIALSSVLYFYPKPWAVIVSTLFILAGIILYLAFIRYAFQHRFRKNLDTGMLLSKAAFLLSVLTLVLGILAIAAPDFLQDYQIQVDVAFIMSIIFGFLTALILGQTYKTLPFIVWLQKYSAKVGKQKIPLPQEIYSDRIARWHMQTYYVAFAFLMAGELMKATWLIQSAGAMFLITAVLYNINVFKIVFHKEKIIENE; translated from the coding sequence ATGCAAGCAGGATTAAGTACAAAAAATGCCCCGTCACCTTCGGTGGTTTTGCCCCATTTTATTTTTGCGGCACTGATGTTTCTTACCGCAGCATTTGTCTTAACCGTGGCAGCCCCTCACCTGCTGCTTCCGTTCCACCTTAATCCGCAAATGCTGACAATCACGCATCTTATGGTCCTGGGGTTCATCACCATGATTATCTTCGGCTCTTTGTATCAGCTTATTCCGGTGGTCATGGAGGTGAAGCTTTACAGCGAAATTCTGGCTAAAATTACTTTTTGGTTGTTTGGCATTGGTTTGCTCATTCTGGTATACAGTTTCTGGGAAGCCGATTTCGGCCCCAAGCAAGACTGGCTTTGGTTCGAAATATCCGGCACTCTTGTGCTCACTGCTGTTTTTTTGTTTGCCATCAACACGCTGGTGAGTGCATCCCGGTCTGACCGGATGGATATGGGAAATATCTTTGTGGTAACCGGTATCATTTATCTGGTTTTAACCGTTTCGCTGGCCATTTTAATGATTATCAATTTTGCTCATCCTTATATCCCGGTAAGCGTTTTGGATTTATTAAAAATGCACCTGACCCTGGGATTGGCCGGATGGTTTTTATTTTTGGTTATCGGTGTATCCAGCAAGCTAATGCCCATGTTTCTGATCATTCACAAACTGCCTGATCATTTGCTAAAATATGCCTATTATCTGCTGAATGCCGGAGTTATTGCCCTGTCTTCGGTTTTATATTTCTATCCGAAACCCTGGGCCGTAATTGTATCGACTTTATTTATCCTGGCCGGAATCATCCTTTACCTGGCTTTTATCCGGTATGCTTTCCAGCACCGGTTTCGTAAAAACCTGGATACCGGCATGTTACTTTCCAAAGCCGCTTTTTTGCTTTCGGTACTAACCCTTGTATTGGGAATTTTGGCAATTGCCGCGCCTGACTTTTTACAAGATTACCAAATCCAGGTAGATGTTGCCTTTATAATGAGCATTATCTTTGGTTTTCTGACAGCACTCATACTGGGACAAACCTACAAAACACTCCCTTTTATTGTGTGGCTGCAAAAATACTCTGCCAAAGTAGGGAAACAAAAAATTCCGTTGCCCCAGGAAATTTATTCCGATCGTATTGCGCGCTGGCATATGCAAACCTACTATGTGGCTTTTGCTTTTTTAATGGCCGGAGAGCTAATGAAAGCGACATGGCTCATTCAGTCGGCCGGGGCCATGTTTTTAATTACCGCTGTTTTGTACAACATCAATGTTTTTAAAATTGTATTTCACAAAGAAAAAATTATAGAAAATGAGTGA
- a CDS encoding RrF2 family transcriptional regulator, with protein MFFSKPTEYAIRAMVYLSVYASEEKKLGLKQMAQDLEFPEHYLGKVLQDLTKKHLIRSAKGPHGGFYMEEKDLDISLLAIIDALEGLQFFNTCGLGLHECNEERPCPIHKDYQIVRGNFFKILSEKTIRQMREDLKNEVAFMDFYRAEKENE; from the coding sequence ATGTTTTTCTCCAAACCTACAGAATACGCGATCAGGGCCATGGTTTATCTCTCGGTTTATGCTTCGGAAGAAAAGAAGCTGGGGCTGAAACAAATGGCCCAGGATCTGGAGTTTCCGGAGCATTACCTGGGGAAAGTATTGCAAGACCTTACCAAAAAACATCTGATCCGTTCAGCCAAAGGTCCGCACGGTGGTTTTTACATGGAAGAAAAAGATCTCGACATTAGCCTGTTGGCCATTATTGATGCGCTGGAAGGATTACAGTTTTTCAACACCTGCGGACTGGGGCTTCACGAATGCAATGAAGAACGCCCCTGCCCTATCCATAAAGATTATCAGATTGTCCGGGGAAATTTCTTTAAAATCCTTTCGGAAAAAACCATCCGGCAGATGCGCGAAGATTTAAAAAATGAAGTAGCATTTATGGATTTTTACCGGGCAGAAAAAGAAAACGAATAA
- a CDS encoding TrmH family RNA methyltransferase: MQPVIVADHIQSPMNVGAILRLAANIHATKVWLVYKEDPGFRSYKIKSTSSGASEKTDWEIISPEKLPEVLPADYEVVAIETTEDAQNIYQTRLPEKIAFVVGNERYGISDELLRLCSQKVFIPIPGPISSLNVSHALGISLFEWLRRQINETTGPF; encoded by the coding sequence GTGCAACCGGTTATTGTAGCCGATCATATCCAGTCACCGATGAACGTGGGGGCCATTTTACGGCTGGCTGCCAATATTCATGCCACCAAAGTTTGGCTGGTATATAAAGAAGACCCGGGATTTCGTTCTTACAAAATCAAAAGCACCTCTTCGGGCGCCAGCGAAAAAACCGACTGGGAAATTATTTCACCGGAAAAATTACCGGAAGTTTTACCGGCTGACTATGAAGTTGTTGCCATTGAAACTACTGAAGATGCACAAAACATTTACCAGACCCGGCTTCCGGAAAAGATTGCTTTTGTAGTCGGGAACGAACGGTACGGCATTTCGGACGAACTCCTCCGGCTCTGCTCACAAAAGGTTTTTATTCCCATCCCCGGCCCTATCTCATCACTAAATGTCAGTCATGCTTTAGGAATTAGCCTGTTTGAATGGCTACGCCGGCAGATAAACGAAACTACCGGGCCGTTTTAA
- a CDS encoding endonuclease — protein sequence MKRFLLSFFFSLLGFVLIAQIPDGYYDGAAGLKGKALKTALYNIIKGHTTYPYTSSSTDVWDILKETDRDTANPDNVILLYTGRSVNAAQEYNNGKGWSREHVWAKSRGDFDTDPPAGTDAHNLRPADISVNSARSNRWFDSCTVKVYDDGVFTGSYTSTTRWVWQPRKEVKGDVARMIFYMATRYEGENGEPDLQLIDYLPADVDTREPLFAMLHTLLRWSEEDPVDAFERHRNDVVYSYQHNRNPFIDHPEYVQLIWGDTTATAIPHYAEANFSVYPNPVSDVLHFSGQVPAVKYLYSLQGELLKTTAADRIDMQSLPDGLYFVLVKDEKGTVLKKQKVVKTAR from the coding sequence ATGAAACGATTCTTACTTTCTTTTTTCTTTTCCTTATTGGGCTTTGTTCTTATTGCCCAGATTCCGGATGGTTATTATGATGGGGCAGCCGGATTAAAAGGAAAAGCCTTAAAAACAGCGCTATACAATATCATTAAAGGGCACACGACCTATCCTTATACGAGTAGTTCGACAGATGTGTGGGATATTTTGAAGGAAACCGATCGCGATACAGCAAATCCTGACAATGTAATTTTGTTGTACACCGGCCGGTCTGTAAATGCCGCTCAGGAATATAATAACGGGAAAGGATGGTCGCGTGAGCATGTCTGGGCCAAGTCGCGGGGCGATTTTGATACCGACCCGCCGGCGGGTACGGATGCTCATAACTTACGTCCGGCTGATATTTCTGTAAACAGTGCCCGTAGTAATCGTTGGTTCGATTCCTGTACGGTAAAAGTTTATGATGATGGAGTATTTACCGGAAGTTATACAAGTACTACCCGTTGGGTTTGGCAACCCCGGAAAGAAGTGAAAGGCGATGTGGCCCGCATGATCTTTTATATGGCTACCCGTTATGAAGGTGAAAACGGAGAGCCTGATCTTCAGCTTATTGATTATCTTCCGGCAGATGTTGATACGCGAGAACCGCTTTTTGCCATGTTGCATACTTTGCTGCGCTGGAGTGAAGAAGATCCGGTAGATGCTTTTGAACGCCATCGTAATGATGTGGTTTATTCTTATCAGCATAACCGCAATCCGTTTATTGATCATCCGGAGTATGTGCAACTCATTTGGGGGGATACGACAGCCACGGCGATTCCCCATTATGCAGAAGCAAATTTTTCTGTGTATCCCAATCCTGTTTCGGATGTCCTGCATTTTTCAGGACAGGTTCCGGCTGTAAAATATCTTTATTCACTGCAGGGAGAGCTGTTGAAAACCACTGCTGCTGACCGGATTGATATGCAATCGCTCCCGGATGGATTGTATTTTGTACTGGTAAAAGATGAAAAAGGTACGGTCCTTAAAAAGCAGAAAGTAGTTAAAACGGCCCGGTAG